In Equus przewalskii isolate Varuska chromosome 6, EquPr2, whole genome shotgun sequence, one DNA window encodes the following:
- the LOC103565273 gene encoding calcitonin gene-related peptide 2, translated as MGFGKPSSFLAFSILVLCQAGSLQAQPLRSSLESLPDPAALSEKEGRLLLAALVKAYVQRKTNELEQEQEQEMEGSSLTAQKRSCNTATCVTHRLAGLLSRSGGVVKSNFVPTDVGSEAFGRRRRDLQA; from the exons ATGGGCTTCGGCaagccctcctccttcctggcttTCAGCATCTTGGTCCTGTGCCAGGCAGGCAGCCTCCAGGCGCAACCACTCAG GTCCTCTTTGGAGAGCCTCCCAGACCCGGCTGCACTCAGTGAGAAGGAAGGGCGCCTCCTGCTGGCTGCACTGGTGAAGGCATATGTGCAGAGGAAGACCAATGagctggagcaggagcaggaacAGGAGATGGAGGGCTCCAG CCTCACTGCCCAGAAGAGATCCTGCAACACTGCCACCTGTGTGACCCATCGGCTGGCAGGCCTGCTGAGCAGATCTGGAGGGGTGGTGAAGAGCAACTTTGTGCCCACCGATGTGGGCTCTGAAGCCTTCGGCCGTCGCCGCAGGGACCTTCAGGCCTGA